Proteins encoded by one window of Ulvibacter sp. MAR_2010_11:
- a CDS encoding PAS domain S-box protein, with protein MSTGIRMGKSRSSKYEIKSSVTDNTIEGHDELFEFLNDDQGFESLFYKSSIPKALSNINSKKFIAVNSAWETFTGYKNKEATNVTAYDLNLVGEEEGQYIREILEKKHSLKSFEAELLPKSGIRTNALFSFERITIGKNDYILSEILDISELRRSKDLLKAEKDFSQNLLASLQEGLSVINLQGTHISVNAAFCEMTGFTKEELIGIQPPYPYWPPEEYENINVAFQNTLKGQIKKNINLIFKRKNEERFPVSLAVSSLKDSEGNTIAFFSTIKDITQQLRAEEELRLAKEYSEELVTSLRQGLVVMNVEGEIIDVNPAYSSITGFKREELLGATAPFPFWPPESYEEIQKCLVRTLAGEVGNFEFLFMRKNGERFMASLATSSIKNNEGKVMAFFVTIDDITDKINAQAEIRRAKEFSENLLASMDEGLLVVSIEDGKLTKVNPSFCKMTGYTEKELLASKAPFPFWAPECYDTCFSHYENLIKAEYHNYYETVYKRKNEERFPVQLISSQIKDEEGKVVAILATIQDITERKAVQRELNSLNIELSTAVTELKELKIQLQNENVYLRDELDLVFNFEEMVYGSAAFSDVLSNVEKVAPTDATVLLLGDTGTGKELLARAVHNISVRKDKPLIKVNCAAIPRELIESELFGHTKGSFTGAVRDKIGKVELAHGGTLFLDEIGELPLDMQPKLLRFLQEGEIEKIGENTTRKLNVRIIAATNRNLKKEVAKKRFREDLYFRLNVFPIKIPPLHKRLEDIPLLVEHFVNKFGKIYRKEIKYISDKAMIEMQQYKWPGNIRELENLIERAVILSNGEYLQLPQFDISDQTSNRPITITNLSLDEAQRIHILKVLEKCDWKIDGNKGAALFLKIKPSTLRDRMKKLKIKRPD; from the coding sequence ATGTCAACAGGGATTAGAATGGGTAAATCACGAAGCTCTAAATACGAAATAAAATCCTCCGTAACCGATAATACGATAGAGGGTCATGATGAGTTATTCGAATTTCTAAACGATGACCAAGGGTTTGAGTCACTGTTCTACAAAAGTTCCATTCCAAAAGCACTGTCTAATATAAATTCTAAAAAGTTCATCGCCGTTAATTCGGCCTGGGAGACATTTACGGGTTACAAAAACAAGGAGGCGACGAATGTCACGGCCTACGACCTGAATCTCGTGGGTGAAGAAGAGGGGCAGTATATAAGAGAAATACTAGAAAAAAAACACTCACTGAAGTCCTTTGAAGCCGAATTGCTACCAAAATCGGGAATTCGCACCAACGCACTATTTTCTTTTGAAAGAATTACGATCGGCAAAAATGATTATATATTAAGTGAAATCCTCGATATTAGTGAACTACGAAGATCGAAAGACCTTTTAAAGGCAGAGAAGGATTTTTCGCAAAATCTATTAGCCTCATTACAAGAAGGTTTATCTGTGATTAATCTTCAGGGCACTCATATTTCAGTAAATGCAGCCTTTTGTGAAATGACAGGATTCACAAAAGAAGAGTTAATTGGGATTCAACCACCCTATCCGTATTGGCCCCCTGAGGAATATGAAAATATTAATGTCGCTTTTCAAAATACATTAAAAGGTCAAATAAAGAAAAATATTAATTTAATTTTTAAACGGAAAAACGAAGAGCGGTTTCCGGTATCATTAGCTGTTTCTTCATTAAAGGATAGTGAAGGAAATACAATTGCTTTTTTTTCAACAATAAAGGATATTACCCAACAATTACGCGCAGAGGAAGAGTTGCGATTGGCAAAGGAATATTCTGAAGAGTTAGTGACATCGTTACGTCAGGGGCTAGTAGTTATGAATGTAGAAGGGGAAATTATCGATGTTAATCCGGCCTATTCTTCCATAACAGGGTTTAAAAGAGAAGAACTCTTAGGTGCAACGGCTCCTTTTCCTTTTTGGCCCCCGGAGTCGTATGAGGAAATCCAGAAATGTTTGGTTCGCACCTTAGCCGGAGAAGTTGGAAATTTTGAATTTTTATTTATGCGGAAGAATGGAGAACGCTTTATGGCCTCATTAGCCACGTCTTCCATTAAAAACAATGAGGGGAAAGTTATGGCCTTTTTCGTGACAATTGACGATATTACAGATAAAATAAATGCCCAAGCCGAAATTCGACGCGCAAAGGAGTTTTCGGAGAATCTGCTTGCCTCGATGGACGAAGGTCTTTTGGTTGTTTCCATTGAGGATGGAAAACTAACAAAGGTGAATCCGTCATTTTGTAAAATGACAGGCTACACCGAAAAGGAACTTTTAGCATCAAAAGCACCATTTCCTTTTTGGGCTCCCGAATGCTATGATACCTGCTTTTCACATTATGAAAATCTAATAAAGGCCGAGTACCACAACTATTATGAAACCGTATACAAACGTAAAAACGAGGAACGATTTCCGGTTCAATTAATATCATCTCAAATTAAGGATGAGGAAGGTAAGGTGGTTGCCATCTTAGCAACAATACAGGATATTACCGAAAGGAAAGCTGTTCAGCGAGAATTAAATTCACTTAATATCGAGTTGTCCACAGCAGTAACCGAATTGAAGGAATTGAAAATTCAACTTCAAAACGAAAATGTTTACTTGCGAGACGAGCTTGATTTGGTTTTTAATTTTGAAGAAATGGTCTATGGTAGCGCCGCCTTTAGCGACGTTCTTAGTAATGTGGAAAAAGTAGCACCAACAGATGCAACTGTTTTGCTTTTGGGAGATACGGGCACAGGAAAAGAATTACTCGCAAGAGCGGTCCATAATATTAGTGTAAGAAAAGACAAACCACTAATCAAAGTGAATTGTGCTGCGATTCCTCGGGAATTGATTGAAAGTGAGTTATTCGGACATACAAAAGGATCCTTCACCGGTGCTGTACGGGATAAAATTGGAAAGGTCGAGTTGGCGCACGGGGGTACTTTGTTTTTAGATGAAATAGGAGAATTACCTCTCGATATGCAGCCAAAATTACTTCGGTTTTTACAGGAAGGTGAAATAGAGAAAATAGGGGAAAACACGACTCGGAAATTGAATGTTCGAATTATTGCTGCTACCAATAGAAACCTTAAAAAAGAGGTGGCGAAGAAAAGATTCAGAGAAGATTTGTATTTTAGATTGAATGTCTTTCCAATTAAAATTCCTCCTCTTCACAAAAGACTAGAAGATATTCCACTACTCGTCGAACATTTTGTAAATAAATTCGGAAAAATATATAGAAAAGAAATTAAATATATATCCGATAAGGCCATGATTGAAATGCAACAGTATAAATGGCCTGGAAACATCAGAGAGCTTGAGAATCTTATTGAGCGTGCAGTAATTCTGTCAAATGGCGAATATTTGCAGCTCCCTCAATTCGATATATCCGATCAAACAAGTAACAGACCCATCACTATCACCAATTTATCGCTCGACGAAGCACAGCGTATCCATATTCTCAAGGTTTTGGAGAAATGTGATTGGAAAATTGATGGAAATAAGGGAGCAGCTTTATTCCTCAAAATTAAACCAAGCACCCTTCGCGATAGGATGAAAAAATTAAAAATTAAAAGACCTGATTAA
- a CDS encoding trans-aconitate 2-methyltransferase, translated as MRIGSNIANEFNDFSVNYTEDMVRCVPHYLRLLSLFTEGLPVDFSPKRILDLGCGNGNVTFQLLHTFPQAQYTLLDASEKMIDLCKSRFHQVEADYAISYFKDFSFKENYYDLIVAGFSLHHCEGAEKRELFKKIHHSLQPGGIFSFSDLMIDKNSIEHPPFLKGWESFVYNNYSDGEKWQWLMEHYNEFDKPDALDNQLEWLMKAGFTFIEPTALDTHWVHIRAEKN; from the coding sequence ATGAGAATAGGAAGTAACATCGCCAACGAATTTAACGATTTTTCTGTGAATTATACGGAAGACATGGTACGCTGTGTACCTCATTATTTGCGATTGCTTTCCCTCTTCACCGAAGGACTTCCCGTCGATTTTAGTCCGAAGCGTATTTTAGATCTGGGCTGCGGAAACGGAAACGTCACCTTTCAACTATTACACACCTTTCCCCAAGCGCAGTATACGCTCCTCGATGCTTCCGAAAAAATGATCGATCTATGCAAATCCCGCTTTCATCAAGTTGAGGCAGATTATGCAATCTCCTATTTTAAAGATTTCAGTTTTAAAGAAAACTACTACGATCTAATTGTAGCAGGATTTAGCTTGCATCATTGTGAAGGTGCCGAGAAACGGGAGCTTTTCAAAAAAATACACCACTCGTTACAACCCGGGGGTATTTTTAGTTTTTCCGATTTAATGATCGACAAAAACTCGATCGAGCATCCTCCTTTTTTAAAGGGTTGGGAATCTTTTGTTTACAACAACTATTCCGATGGCGAGAAATGGCAGTGGTTAATGGAGCATTACAATGAGTTCGACAAGCCCGATGCCTTGGATAATCAATTAGAATGGTTAATGAAGGCAGGATTTACTTTTATTGAGCCCACAGCCCTTGATACCCATTGGGTTCATATACGAGCTGAGAAAAACTAA
- a CDS encoding FG-GAP-like repeat-containing protein, with protein sequence MKYPSVPFLSGLFCILLWSCDGKKENVEIDQDTPLFTLLEPKNTKLIFKNTSIEKPDRSLGNYDYFYNGSGVAISDFNNDGLADVFMCGNDTTNRFFLNKGDFEFEDLTNKAGFNSSQWSTGVTTVDINNDGYLDIYVCNSGPTLNDDLLKNKLYINNGDLTFTESAAAYGIDDASYSSQAAFFDMDKDGDLDLFVLNHSIFNYGNTERGNSIQDFNQTLLSQTPDVQKKSVNTLYRNEGNGKFTDITAEAGMFKVGFGLGVSITDFDDDGYLDVYVSNDYFIPDFLYINNRDGSFTDRLLAKASHTSFYSMGCDVADFNNDGLVDLVAVDMTPSDHYLNKTLMESMNVELFTYLVDTVKYVPQYMFNTLNVNRGTGNFSEIALMAGVSQTGWSWAPLFLDLDNNTNKDLIVTNGFKKDTKDNDWKISLAKRYKRETGDKSQIYFSHLDSAKSRPLPNFIFENQGNLTFQDKSKDWGFNTASFSNGAAYGDLDNDGDLDMIVNNLESHAFVYRNNTSEKKKNHFIQFELTDGKNTSNVLYSKIKVYSGDITQLVEYSFVRGYLSTMQPLAHFGLGELNSVEKVEIFWPDGTSYIMNDVAIDKKHKIDKQKVSSIATTVEVKSPLFFDITGQSGLDTFIHQENKYNDFQTEILLPHKQSTLGPSVSVGDVNKDGLDDLYIGGALGQAGRMYFYGAKGMEFSAQPALTQDSKFEDTGSLFFDSDGDGDLDLYVSSGGGGDVKNTPNLLQDRLYVNDGQGNLKRAVNALPKITSSTKEVSAFDWDGDGDLDLFVGGRTEPGKYPLAPTSYLLENTNGIFKDVTMTLGSGIHKAGMITGSCWLDMNRDGRKDLVIVGEWTPIMVFHNTPKGFVNATESYSFSNHVGWWSGINKGDFDNDGDEDLIVGNIGLNNKFHPTMDKPLHIFSSDFDKNGTLDIVLSKYYKGKLAPVRGKECSSQQMPFINEKFPMYKDFASSTLEDIYGTDALANALHYAATNFASVYIENLGNGSFAVKELPMESQMGPINDMVVYDFNKDGNLDLLVGGNVYDTEVETPAYDANKGLYMQGNGDGSFKPMPILEESGLFLPLNVKGIEILFLGREKRPAILAVNNAGPPKLLIWTR encoded by the coding sequence ATGAAATATCCTTCTGTACCCTTTCTTTCGGGTCTCTTTTGTATTCTCTTGTGGTCCTGTGACGGAAAAAAGGAAAATGTTGAAATCGATCAGGATACGCCCCTCTTTACCTTACTCGAACCCAAAAACACCAAACTGATCTTTAAAAATACGTCTATTGAAAAGCCGGATCGATCTTTAGGCAACTACGATTATTTTTACAACGGGAGCGGGGTAGCAATTTCCGACTTTAATAACGACGGTCTTGCCGATGTTTTTATGTGCGGAAATGACACTACAAATCGATTTTTTCTGAATAAAGGAGATTTTGAGTTTGAAGATCTTACAAATAAGGCGGGATTCAATTCCAGTCAGTGGTCTACCGGTGTAACAACAGTAGATATAAATAATGATGGATATTTAGACATTTATGTATGTAATTCGGGCCCTACCTTAAATGATGATCTGCTTAAAAATAAACTGTACATAAATAACGGAGATTTAACCTTTACTGAAAGTGCTGCTGCGTACGGAATTGATGATGCCTCCTATTCGTCTCAGGCAGCCTTTTTTGATATGGACAAGGATGGAGACCTGGATTTATTTGTGTTAAACCATTCTATCTTCAATTATGGGAATACCGAGAGAGGTAACAGTATTCAGGATTTTAATCAAACACTTTTGTCACAAACACCGGATGTCCAAAAGAAATCGGTTAATACTCTTTATAGAAATGAGGGAAATGGAAAGTTTACCGATATCACAGCCGAAGCCGGCATGTTTAAAGTTGGTTTTGGATTGGGAGTTTCTATAACCGATTTCGATGATGATGGATATCTGGATGTATATGTTTCGAATGATTATTTTATACCGGACTTTCTGTATATAAACAACCGGGACGGTAGTTTTACGGACCGCCTACTCGCAAAGGCTTCGCATACATCATTTTATTCGATGGGTTGTGATGTGGCCGATTTCAATAATGACGGATTGGTAGATTTAGTGGCTGTAGACATGACCCCATCAGATCATTATTTAAATAAAACATTGATGGAGTCGATGAATGTTGAACTTTTTACCTATTTGGTAGATACCGTTAAATACGTGCCGCAGTATATGTTTAACACATTGAATGTGAATCGAGGTACAGGAAACTTTAGTGAAATTGCACTAATGGCCGGAGTTTCTCAAACAGGTTGGAGTTGGGCACCTCTTTTTCTTGACCTTGACAATAACACCAATAAAGACCTTATTGTAACCAATGGATTTAAAAAAGATACCAAGGATAACGATTGGAAGATTAGCCTGGCAAAACGATACAAACGAGAAACAGGAGATAAAAGTCAAATTTACTTTTCTCACTTAGACAGTGCCAAATCCCGTCCCTTGCCAAATTTTATTTTTGAGAATCAGGGAAATTTGACGTTTCAGGACAAATCGAAAGATTGGGGCTTTAACACGGCATCCTTTTCGAATGGTGCGGCCTATGGCGATTTAGATAATGACGGCGATTTGGATATGATTGTAAACAATCTCGAATCGCATGCCTTTGTTTATAGAAACAATACTTCAGAAAAAAAGAAAAACCACTTTATACAATTTGAACTTACAGATGGTAAGAACACTTCAAATGTATTGTATTCAAAAATCAAAGTGTATTCGGGTGATATAACACAATTGGTAGAGTACAGTTTTGTTAGAGGCTATTTGTCTACTATGCAGCCTCTGGCTCACTTCGGCTTGGGAGAATTAAATTCTGTAGAAAAAGTCGAGATTTTCTGGCCCGATGGGACGAGTTATATAATGAATGATGTTGCAATCGATAAAAAACATAAGATAGATAAACAAAAAGTTTCAAGTATTGCAACCACCGTTGAGGTGAAAAGTCCGCTGTTCTTTGATATTACCGGTCAATCGGGACTCGATACCTTTATTCATCAAGAAAATAAATACAATGATTTTCAAACAGAAATATTACTACCCCACAAACAATCAACACTAGGGCCGAGTGTGAGTGTTGGTGATGTAAATAAGGATGGTTTGGACGATCTGTATATTGGAGGCGCATTAGGGCAGGCAGGGCGGATGTATTTTTACGGTGCGAAAGGCATGGAATTTTCGGCACAGCCGGCATTAACGCAAGATTCAAAATTTGAGGATACCGGTTCCTTATTTTTCGATTCGGATGGAGATGGCGATTTAGACTTATATGTGTCCAGCGGTGGGGGTGGGGATGTAAAAAATACACCCAATTTATTGCAGGATAGGTTGTATGTTAATGATGGTCAAGGAAATTTAAAGAGAGCTGTGAACGCATTGCCAAAAATAACTTCCAGCACCAAAGAGGTGAGCGCATTCGATTGGGATGGAGACGGGGATTTAGATTTATTTGTTGGCGGAAGAACAGAACCGGGAAAATATCCTCTTGCTCCTACTTCCTATTTATTGGAAAACACCAACGGCATCTTTAAAGATGTTACCATGACGTTGGGCTCCGGCATACATAAGGCCGGGATGATTACAGGCTCGTGTTGGCTGGATATGAATAGGGATGGCAGAAAGGATTTAGTAATTGTAGGGGAATGGACGCCAATCATGGTCTTTCATAACACGCCTAAGGGTTTTGTAAATGCAACCGAAAGTTATTCTTTTTCGAATCATGTAGGTTGGTGGTCCGGCATTAACAAGGGTGATTTTGACAATGATGGTGATGAAGATTTAATCGTGGGAAATATTGGCTTAAACAATAAATTCCATCCTACAATGGACAAACCTTTACATATTTTTTCAAGTGACTTTGATAAGAATGGAACGCTTGATATCGTCCTAAGTAAGTATTATAAGGGTAAGTTAGCTCCTGTACGCGGAAAGGAATGTTCGTCCCAGCAAATGCCATTTATAAATGAAAAATTTCCAATGTATAAGGATTTTGCTTCCTCTACTCTTGAAGATATATACGGAACCGATGCCCTGGCAAATGCACTTCATTATGCAGCGACTAATTTTGCGAGTGTGTATATAGAAAACTTAGGAAACGGCTCTTTTGCAGTTAAGGAATTACCCATGGAATCCCAAATGGGTCCTATAAACGACATGGTTGTTTACGATTTTAACAAGGATGGAAATTTGGATCTTCTGGTTGGAGGAAATGTGTATGATACTGAAGTGGAAACGCCTGCCTATGATGCAAACAAAGGATTGTATATGCAAGGTAACGGGGATGGATCTTTCAAGCCAATGCCTATTTTAGAAGAAAGCGGACTATTCTTACCATTAAATGTTAAGGGAATTGAAATATTGTTTCTTGGGCGCGAGAAGCGACCGGCTATCTTAGCAGTCAACAATGCCGGTCCGCCTAAATTACTCATCTGGACTCGATAA
- a CDS encoding response regulator yields MLNQMSILFIEDDLVETMKMHRTLEKLELNHTIHEAKNGEQALAFLKSTDRFPDIILLDLNMPKINGIEFLKILKDDDKIKYIPTIVLTTSHNRKDVLECYKVGIAGYIIKPLNYKDYVYKIDKLLAYWSVNELIKG; encoded by the coding sequence ATGCTGAATCAAATGTCAATCCTTTTCATTGAAGACGATCTCGTAGAAACAATGAAAATGCATAGAACTCTAGAGAAGTTAGAATTAAATCACACCATTCATGAAGCTAAGAATGGTGAACAGGCGCTTGCTTTCTTAAAAAGCACGGACCGATTTCCTGATATCATCTTATTGGATTTAAACATGCCTAAAATTAATGGAATAGAATTTTTAAAAATTTTGAAAGACGATGACAAAATTAAGTATATACCAACCATTGTATTAACTACATCACACAATCGTAAAGATGTTCTGGAATGTTATAAAGTTGGAATAGCAGGATATATAATAAAGCCACTGAATTACAAGGATTATGTTTATAAAATTGATAAATTGTTAGCCTATTGGAGTGTAAATGAATTAATTAAAGGATAG
- a CDS encoding heme NO-binding domain-containing protein produces MKGIVFTEFLELVESKFGLEVVDEIITNSNLPSKGVYTAVGTYSFSEMLSLLNHLSRHTSISVDELLMIYSEHFFSVLVSSYPELIKTYKDPLEMLASIENHIHVEVLKIYPDAELPTFEILTRTENSLVMLYKSSRSMYYFGLGLMHKTFEHFNSSATITFDKIKEDGSEVKFTIVRN; encoded by the coding sequence ATGAAAGGAATTGTATTTACGGAGTTTTTGGAATTGGTAGAATCGAAGTTTGGCCTAGAGGTAGTAGATGAGATTATTACCAATTCGAATTTACCTTCAAAAGGGGTTTATACAGCCGTTGGGACCTATTCATTTTCTGAAATGTTAAGTCTTCTTAACCATTTAAGTAGGCATACTTCTATTAGTGTAGACGAACTTTTAATGATATATTCTGAACACTTTTTTAGTGTTTTAGTAAGTAGTTACCCCGAACTAATTAAAACCTACAAGGACCCTTTAGAAATGTTGGCCTCCATAGAGAATCATATTCACGTGGAAGTACTTAAAATCTATCCCGATGCCGAATTACCCACATTTGAAATCTTAACAAGAACAGAAAATTCTTTGGTAATGTTGTATAAGTCGAGTCGCTCGATGTATTATTTCGGACTAGGATTAATGCACAAGACTTTCGAACACTTTAATTCGAGTGCGACCATAACCTTCGATAAAATTAAAGAAGATGGGTCTGAAGTTAAATTTACAATTGTACGGAATTAA
- a CDS encoding PAS domain S-box protein, with protein sequence MDSKKIGILERALIREKQARKEAESILEDKAFKLYDLTNKLKESNNVLESLLAKKNFELKGVFKNILDAYCLIDMYGNVLEMNDATFELLGCKSKDESINLSDFVYAPDVQATMEAFRKIRKESTLKNFNVRIETNENIIKYLQINASLIFNDKGKPIAIQGIARDITDEKRLQQKRIESESRLKVLIKNLDSGILLEDENRNIVLINDKFCNLFEIPVASSLLVGQNCVNAIEDSKKLFLDSEGFVERVNALIKNKEEELSEVIEMANGKILQRDYIPIFNDNLYKGHLWSYKDITGEKEIQNNLIESENRLKNLILNLDSGIFLEDENRVALLANKSLCEQFYMPGPPESYTGKDCSNGAEESKALFIEPEKFVNRYNEIISNREPVIREELKMKDGKILERNYVPIFKNGIFRGHLWSFNDVTLERNYNKNLEAEKQKYSSIIANMNLGLVEVDSNNVIVMVNQSFINLIGYTEEELIGRPAIDLLIPESQQGHVEKIAEMTKNGNSGSHEFQMKTKKGELLSLLVSSAPNYNKQSKVIGSIGVILDITKTKNLQEQREELLKNLEISNNELQEYAHIVSHDLKSPLRSIFALIEWLKEDNQEKLNRSSLQNIELIEATLEKMERLITDILKYSSVTAEEIVMQEIDLNAVIENLKRILYFPEHINFKILRPLPFIYGDETRMQQLFQNLISNAIQYIDKDHGIIEIDYVDKGTYYQFSIYDNGIGIAKEQHGKIFKIFQVLSDTKESSGIGLAIVKKIVDLYKGDIWLKSTLGEGTTFYFTLQKNKNGIL encoded by the coding sequence ATGGACTCCAAAAAAATAGGAATTTTAGAACGCGCACTCATTCGAGAAAAACAGGCTCGTAAAGAAGCGGAATCGATCCTAGAGGACAAGGCTTTTAAACTTTATGACCTCACTAATAAACTTAAGGAAAGCAACAATGTTTTAGAAAGTCTCTTAGCCAAAAAAAACTTTGAATTAAAAGGTGTATTCAAGAACATTTTGGACGCCTATTGCCTTATAGACATGTATGGCAATGTTTTGGAGATGAACGATGCTACTTTTGAACTTTTAGGATGTAAATCTAAAGATGAATCCATCAATCTATCCGATTTTGTATATGCACCAGATGTTCAAGCAACAATGGAGGCATTTCGGAAAATTCGTAAGGAAAGTACATTAAAAAACTTTAATGTAAGAATCGAAACCAACGAAAACATAATTAAATATCTCCAAATTAATGCCAGCCTAATTTTTAATGATAAAGGTAAGCCAATTGCTATCCAAGGAATCGCTAGAGACATCACTGATGAAAAGCGCTTACAACAAAAAAGAATAGAGTCTGAGAGCCGATTGAAAGTATTGATTAAGAATTTGGATAGCGGTATCTTATTGGAAGACGAAAATAGAAATATTGTACTTATCAATGATAAATTTTGTAATTTATTTGAGATTCCTGTCGCCTCATCTTTATTGGTAGGTCAAAATTGCGTAAATGCAATTGAAGATTCTAAAAAGTTATTTCTTGATTCCGAAGGGTTTGTAGAACGTGTTAATGCTTTAATTAAAAATAAAGAAGAGGAGCTTTCCGAAGTTATTGAAATGGCCAATGGTAAGATTTTGCAAAGAGATTATATTCCTATTTTTAATGATAATCTTTACAAAGGACATTTATGGAGCTACAAAGATATTACCGGCGAAAAGGAAATTCAAAACAATTTAATTGAGTCTGAGAATAGATTAAAAAACTTAATTCTAAATCTTGATAGTGGAATCTTCCTTGAAGATGAGAATAGAGTGGCACTTTTAGCTAACAAAAGTTTGTGTGAGCAGTTTTATATGCCGGGCCCACCTGAATCGTATACAGGAAAGGATTGTTCTAACGGCGCCGAAGAAAGTAAAGCCCTTTTTATTGAGCCTGAAAAATTTGTGAATCGATATAATGAGATTATCTCCAATAGAGAGCCTGTAATTAGAGAGGAATTAAAGATGAAAGACGGAAAGATATTAGAACGAAACTACGTTCCAATATTTAAGAATGGTATTTTTAGAGGACACCTTTGGAGTTTCAATGACGTAACTTTAGAACGCAATTATAACAAAAACCTTGAGGCTGAAAAACAAAAGTACAGCAGCATTATTGCGAATATGAATTTAGGTTTGGTCGAGGTTGATAGCAACAATGTAATTGTAATGGTGAATCAAAGCTTCATAAATCTTATTGGATATACTGAAGAGGAACTTATAGGCAGGCCAGCCATTGATTTATTAATTCCTGAATCACAGCAGGGACACGTGGAAAAAATTGCTGAAATGACTAAAAATGGAAATTCCGGATCTCATGAATTTCAAATGAAAACAAAAAAGGGTGAATTATTATCATTATTAGTTAGCTCAGCTCCAAATTATAACAAACAAAGTAAAGTAATAGGATCTATTGGAGTTATTCTTGATATCACCAAGACAAAAAACTTGCAAGAACAAAGAGAAGAACTACTTAAGAACTTAGAAATAAGTAATAATGAGCTACAAGAGTATGCTCATATAGTTTCCCATGATTTAAAATCACCTTTGCGAAGTATCTTTGCATTAATTGAGTGGTTAAAGGAAGACAACCAAGAGAAGCTAAATAGGTCAAGTTTGCAGAATATAGAACTTATTGAGGCTACCCTGGAAAAGATGGAAAGGCTAATTACTGATATTTTAAAATATTCTAGTGTTACTGCTGAAGAAATTGTGATGCAGGAAATAGACTTAAACGCAGTCATAGAAAACTTGAAACGAATATTATATTTTCCTGAGCATATTAATTTCAAAATCTTAAGACCATTACCTTTTATTTACGGGGACGAAACGCGAATGCAGCAATTGTTCCAAAACCTCATTAGTAACGCCATTCAATATATAGATAAGGATCATGGTATTATTGAGATAGACTATGTTGATAAGGGAACATATTATCAATTTTCTATTTATGATAACGGCATTGGAATTGCAAAAGAACAGCATGGTAAAATTTTTAAAATATTTCAAGTTTTAAGCGACACGAAAGAATCTTCCGGAATTGGGTTAGCCATCGTTAAGAAAATAGTCGATCTCTATAAGGGGGATATATGGTTGAAAAGCACCCTAGGAGAAGGGACTACTTTTTATTTTACACTTCAAAAAAATAAAAATGGAATCCTGTAG
- a CDS encoding histidine kinase yields MESCSLNYIDELSGGNMEFKQNLIEILKQEISEEIDLYYKDVGDAKRCAERVHKLKHKIGILGLDKNYELAILYEDNLRKNSWAGKAAFELALKKISSFINNL; encoded by the coding sequence ATGGAATCCTGTAGCCTAAACTATATCGATGAATTAAGCGGTGGAAACATGGAATTTAAGCAGAATTTAATCGAAATTTTGAAGCAGGAAATATCTGAAGAAATCGATCTTTATTATAAGGATGTGGGTGATGCTAAAAGATGTGCCGAAAGAGTGCACAAACTAAAACATAAAATTGGTATTTTGGGGCTCGATAAAAATTATGAATTGGCTATTTTATATGAGGACAACCTTAGGAAAAACTCTTGGGCTGGTAAAGCCGCTTTTGAGCTCGCTCTCAAAAAAATATCAAGTTTTATAAATAATCTTTAA